TAGAGTGGAAAGTATATCTCACGTTGGGAGCGTGGTTGATCAAAGCATATCGCGAATCCTGCGAAATTTGTACGCTGGTCAAGTCTCCGTCCAGACGTATAGACCTGTCAAAGAAGAGTATAAAAAAGGAATCACAATCAATGGCGCCAAAACGAATAGACCGGCAGCCGATATCGCCGCCGGCCTTTCCAAAGGGTGGCCAGCGCAGAGAGACAAATACTTACAATTCCGTTTGTTTCGTTGCCAAATCAAATACCATCATCCTATGTGTAGTCCTCAATGCAACACCATGTACTCCGTTCCCACCAGGAGCCGGCGGAGCATCTCCGGATTGCGCTCCCCCTCTGGTCTGGTTTGGCTCTGGAGCAGAAGGGAAGCTTTGTGGGTGTTCCATCCCAACAGCAACTAGACGCGTAAAATCGGGGGTCACTGCAAGGTCTGTTAACCGAATTCCCGTAGGTCCCCATGCGTCTCGCACTTTGCCGTCAGCGTCCTGTCAGGTGTGATCAAAGAGTGAGTTAAGATTGCATAACAAGCTCAACAATTGCTTCATATAGGACGTAGCCTGGTAAAGCAAAAAGTTATAACGTGGCACATACCCATATAACGATCTTCCGGTCCAAGCCTCCAGATATAAAACCTGTCCCGTCTGGCAGCCATGAGATCGCCGTTACGGTTTCTGTATGTTCCTCCAGAGTGCGGATACAGACACCAGTCTAAAAGATCTGGTGTGAGCTGTTTGAAGCATTTTACTCGTCACCTCGTTTTTACCTTTGTGTTCCACATCTTTATGAATTGTTCCGTACTCGTGAGAAGGATTGAATCGTCCAATGACCATGTTAAGCACCCTAATGGATATGGATGATCACGCAGAATGAGATGGGCCGTCCAATCTTGAGCGGAGGAACTGGAATCAACCGAGGGCTTCTAATCAAATATCAGTTTGAAAGTTGAGCCAACTAGAGATTATCGGAACACCAACTCCTCTCCGCCAAATAATTGCAGTCTTGTCCTTGCTCGCACTAGCAAGATAGGCGCCATCGTGACTCCATTCAATATTCCACACTTCATCAGTGTGTATTTCCAATATCGTTGTTGTCATGCTAGGAAATTCTGATTTATTACAACGATGATCggaaaaaagagagaaatttGAGGAATTCAGAGTCGAGTTGTGGTAGATACAACGTTGTAATTGGTATGATCTCGCTTGGTTGAGAAGTGATGCAAACCGCCGTTGTGGTATCATCACTGCGGAGGGAATATAATCTGTCAAAAACGTGACGTGAAGTTGGACACTTTTGTTAcagaaaagcaaaacagaaatACCGTGAAGGGTATCTAATAATTGATGTCTCGACATCCCAGATGCACCGTCCCAGGCAGCTCTCCTCCGTAGGTCTTCAGGTTCCGAGCACATGATCAAACTGCAAGCCGGCAATACATCTTTAATTCGATAGAAGATGAAACGGATAATAGATTGTGTACCTTGATAGTGAATGCAGCTTATCCGGGTCGACATTTGAAGGTGCGAGCTCATTGCGCAATACTTGGAGAGCTGcagtaggttttttgccCTCCAATAGTTCCAGATATTTCTGCCGGCTTATTAGAAACTTTGCATCCTAATGAAAAAACGCATCAACAGAAAGGTCAAAGATCCCGGAACTATTAGACACGCAATAACATACCCATAGACCATCCTCTTCATGCACCCCCAGCCGCATTAGTGCAGCCTCCGCCTTTGGCCACATTCCCTCTAGGATATACTGTCTGAACTGTGTCACCTCTGGCGCCTCCATCGTGTATCCTGATTCCGCTTCCAGAGTTGCGGCCGATTCACTGTTAGGAGTTTAGTTCAAGAATCCCACTTAACTGTAGGTAGAATAGTACAAGATAGTAATTGGACGTACATATAGCCTACGTCGCGCAGACTCTGAATTACCAATCGCACAAACTCTTCGCGGTCCACGAAAGAATCGTCATAGAGAGTTGTTCCAGGCAAGGTGACTCTAGGAATGGTTTTGCCATGCTTGGAGATACCGTTGCCCAACGGCGACGCCCCATTAGACACAGGACCAAAGCCGTTTGTATGACCGCTTGCACCATTAGTGCCGGCGAAACCATCAAACACCCCGCCCAAAGATGATGGTCCCGCATGTGCGGACATGTCAGGCGCGACAGACAAGGAAGAATCATGATCTGGTTCTGACAACCTCATCATTCTCCGAGACGGGGTGATGGTGGATGAGTCGGGGActggaagagaagaagacagGGAAGGGCTGG
This Psilocybe cubensis strain MGC-MH-2018 chromosome 3, whole genome shotgun sequence DNA region includes the following protein-coding sequences:
- a CDS encoding WD repeat-containing protein 26-like protein (WD repeat-containing protein 26 homolog), with the translated sequence MMRLSEPDHDSSLSVAPDMSAHAGPSSLGGVFDGFAGTNGASGHTNGFGPVSNGASPLGNGISKHGKTIPRVTLPGTTLYDDSFVDREEFVRLVIQSLRDVGYIESAATLEAESGYTMEAPEVTQFRQYILEGMWPKAEAALMRLGVHEEDGLWDAKFLISRQKYLELLEGKKPTAALQVLRNELAPSNVDPDKLHSLSSLIMCSEPEDLRRRAAWDGASGMSRHQLLDTLHDYIPSAVMIPQRRFASLLNQARSYQLQRCIYHNSTLNSSNFSLFSDHRCNKSEFPSMTTTILEIHTDEVWNIEWSHDGAYLASASKDKTAIIWRRGKPSVDSSSSAQDWTAHLILRDHPYPLGCLTWSLDDSILLTSTEQFIKMWNTKTGVCIRTLEEHTETVTAISWLPDGTGFISGGLDRKIVIWDADGKVRDAWGPTGIRLTDLAVTPDFTRLVAVGMEHPQSFPSAPEPNQTRGGAQSGDAPPAPGGNGVHGVALRTTHRMMVFDLATKQTELSIRLDGDLTSVQISQDSRYALINHAPNEIHLWDLTTGQIACKYEGQTQGHHVIRSCFGGVDGNFVVSGSEDGKVYVWHRDSGTLLETLSGHGEGSVNSVAWNPTNERMFASCSDDRTIRIWEAPVQESHYSEQPIAGLTHPPPPSSLAETGKGKTRQ